In one Gopherus evgoodei ecotype Sinaloan lineage chromosome 1, rGopEvg1_v1.p, whole genome shotgun sequence genomic region, the following are encoded:
- the MSANTD4 gene encoding myb/SANT-like DNA-binding domain-containing protein 4, translated as MEKMKQLKRKRKSNFSVQETQTLLKEIRKRKEVLFSKQLNTTINEMKRKAWEEIAECVNAVGEGEQRTGTEVKRRYLDWRALMKRKRLNANIKLVGAGFHLPSSDLDDSVNEEMDEKMGFTNENSFEWLSITDFREASGSLTEIKVEEEEDPQNFEFPIEEEEEILSSVLPDSKKESDLPDFTHIEEFGNLSSAQARLAYEDSHLLINLEKQKLELEKQRLDIEAERLQVEKERLQIEKERLRHVSLEHERLQLEKERLQIEREKLRLEALRAEKPALENDITQVEKPILQPLDLETEKLKLEKERLQLEKERLQFLKYESEKLQIEKERLQVEKERFRIQREGHLQ; from the exons atggaaaaaatgaaacaattaaaaagaaaaagaaaaagcaattttAGCGTTCAAGAAACTCAAACACTCCTTAAGGAAATTAGAAAAAGGAAAGAGGTACTTTTTTCCAAGCAGCTTAATACAACAATTAACGAAATGAAACGAAAGGCTTGGGAAGAAATCGCAGAGTGTGTGAATGCTGTAGGTGAAGGAGAGCAAAGAACGGGGACAGAAGTGAAAAGACGATACCTTGATTGGAGAGCACTCATGAAGAGAAAGCGTCTGAATGCAAACATCAAACTGGTAGGTGCTGGGTTTCACCTTCCGTCATCCGATTTAGATGACTCTGTCAATGAAGAGATGGATGAGAAAATGGGATTTACAAATGAAAACAGTTTTGAATGGCTAAGTATCACAGACTTCAGAGAAGCCAGTGGATCTTTAACAGAAATcaaggtggaagaggaggaggatccaCAGAATTTTGAA TTTCCtattgaggaagaagaggaaatttTGTCATCAGTTTTGCCAGATTCCAAAAAGGAAAGTGATCTACCTGATTTCACCCACATTGAAGAGTTTGGAAATCTGAGCTCTGCTCAAGCCCGACTAGCCTATGAGGACTCTCATTTGCTCATAAACTTGGAGAAACAAAAACTAGAACTGGAGAAACAGCGGCTGGATATTGAAGCTGAAAGACTACAGGTGGAGAAAGAGCGCCTGCAGATCGAAAAGGAACGATTGCGGCATGTATCCCTCGAGCATGAGAGACTTCAACTGGAGAAGGAGCGGCTCCAGATTGAGCGGGAGAAACTGAGGCTAGAGGCTCTGCGTGCTGAAAAACCTGCCCTGGAAAATGACATCACCCAAGTGGAAAAACCCATTTTACAGCCTCTGGATCTagaaactgaaaaattaaaactCGAAAAGGAACGTTTACAattagagaaagagaggctgcaatttttaaaatatgaatctgAGAAGCTGCAGATTGAGAAGGAACGTTTACAAGTGGAAAAAGAACGCTTTCGAATTCAGCGAGAGGGTCACTTGCAGTGA